One region of Endozoicomonas sp. Mp262 genomic DNA includes:
- a CDS encoding endonuclease/exonuclease/phosphatase family protein codes for MNEFNNDGTGSDMQAIDGFRKNYLAVAQNGSTPIDYPYTYNFATNTGKQITGMDLDKDGKVGSPDDAIGFGQYHGQYAFTVLSRYPLDTDNMRTFQNFKWKDIRATNPVIADKESCNAARDKKDNGPIYNYCLKNIGNAWYTEEEWNNLPLSSKNHVDLPVKLPNNKTVHFLVSHPAPPISDNPIKHNTLRNADEVKFWVDYISGNPADSIYIYDDKGTNGGLMPNASFVIAGDMNADAYVGDGDKGPINNLLNHERINQQISSGNIPTSSGAVEYVQLGVDSRKLFIRKASPIPATSIWTMFYPLPALA; via the coding sequence CTGAATGAATTCAACAATGATGGAACCGGTTCCGATATGCAAGCCATTGACGGTTTCCGCAAAAATTACCTGGCAGTAGCCCAGAATGGATCAACCCCTATTGATTATCCCTATACCTATAACTTTGCCACCAATACCGGTAAACAAATAACCGGTATGGATCTGGATAAGGATGGCAAAGTCGGTAGCCCCGATGATGCCATAGGCTTTGGCCAATACCATGGCCAATATGCATTTACCGTATTGTCACGCTACCCTCTGGATACGGACAACATGCGGACATTCCAGAATTTTAAATGGAAAGATATCCGCGCAACCAACCCGGTAATAGCAGATAAAGAAAGCTGCAATGCCGCCAGGGATAAAAAAGACAATGGTCCAATCTATAACTATTGCCTGAAAAATATCGGTAACGCCTGGTATACCGAGGAAGAGTGGAACAACCTGCCGCTCTCATCAAAAAACCATGTTGACCTGCCAGTCAAACTTCCCAATAACAAGACTGTACACTTCCTGGTATCCCACCCTGCTCCCCCTATTTCTGATAACCCCATCAAGCACAATACATTGCGTAATGCGGATGAAGTCAAATTCTGGGTTGACTATATATCCGGGAACCCTGCCGACAGCATCTATATCTATGATGACAAAGGCACTAACGGCGGCTTGATGCCCAATGCCTCTTTTGTAATTGCCGGGGATATGAATGCCGATGCTTATGTGGGGGATGGCGATAAAGGCCCTATAAACAACCTGCTAAACCATGAGCGAATTAATCAGCAAATCAGCTCAGGTAATATTCCAACCTCCTCGGGAGCCGTTGAGTATGTTCAGCTGGGCGTAGATAGCCGCAAGCTGTTTATCCGGAAAGCATCACCAATACCAGCAACCTCCATCTGGACCATGTTTTACCCTCTTCCGGCCTTAGCGTAA
- a CDS encoding saccharopine dehydrogenase NADP-binding domain-containing protein: MNSSNYDLVVFGATSFVGKILTRYLLEYFSNGSDNCKWAIAGRSQDKLEKLKRKLGDSAKELPILIADAKDETSLKALCNQTRVIISTVGPYALYGEPLIKACVETGTDYCDLTGEVQWIKQMIEFYQGEAKESGARIVHCCGFDSVPSDLGVYFLQQYALNAFKEPCTTIKMRVKKLKGGFSGGTAASIVNIVKEASKSPQLRKDLANPFVLCPEGHRYSAMQFNIKSPRYDDDFKSWSAPFIMSGINTRIVHRSNALANNLYGGNFKYDEAMLTGRGLRGKKNAALLTTGLTALMVGAAIKPSRWALKKFILPKPGEGPSPRKQAKGFYDLHFLGSTESGKTVYTRVTGDRDPGYGSTAKILGQAAICLAYDIAKSDQPGGFWTPATLFGHKLIDRLTEYAGLTFQIMANSD; encoded by the coding sequence TTGAACAGCTCAAACTATGATCTCGTGGTCTTTGGCGCCACCAGCTTTGTTGGAAAAATTCTGACCCGGTATTTACTCGAATACTTTAGTAACGGTTCTGATAACTGCAAATGGGCCATTGCCGGACGATCCCAAGACAAGCTTGAAAAGCTCAAACGAAAACTAGGTGACTCCGCGAAAGAACTGCCTATCTTGATCGCTGATGCAAAGGATGAAACATCCCTAAAAGCACTTTGTAACCAAACCCGTGTTATCATATCCACTGTCGGCCCCTATGCCCTATACGGAGAACCTTTGATAAAAGCGTGTGTTGAAACCGGTACAGACTACTGCGACCTGACCGGTGAAGTACAGTGGATCAAGCAGATGATTGAGTTTTATCAAGGTGAAGCAAAAGAGTCTGGTGCCCGGATTGTTCACTGCTGTGGTTTTGACTCTGTGCCCTCGGACCTGGGCGTCTATTTTTTACAGCAATATGCACTCAATGCTTTTAAGGAACCCTGTACCACTATCAAGATGCGGGTAAAAAAATTAAAAGGAGGGTTTTCCGGGGGGACTGCCGCCAGTATTGTTAACATCGTAAAAGAAGCAAGCAAAAGCCCCCAGCTCAGAAAAGACCTGGCCAATCCTTTTGTGCTATGCCCCGAAGGACACCGCTATAGCGCCATGCAATTCAATATTAAATCCCCCCGTTACGATGATGACTTTAAATCCTGGTCAGCACCATTCATCATGTCTGGCATTAATACCCGCATCGTTCACCGCTCCAACGCCCTGGCCAATAACCTTTATGGCGGTAATTTCAAATACGATGAGGCCATGCTGACAGGCAGGGGACTCAGAGGCAAAAAAAATGCAGCACTATTAACGACAGGACTGACAGCACTTATGGTAGGCGCAGCAATAAAACCCAGCCGCTGGGCACTCAAAAAGTTCATACTCCCCAAGCCCGGAGAAGGCCCATCCCCAAGGAAGCAAGCTAAAGGCTTTTATGACCTGCATTTCCTTGGCTCAACTGAAAGTGGCAAAACAGTCTACACACGCGTAACAGGTGACCGGGATCCCGGGTATGGATCAACAGCAAAAATACTGGGTCAAGCTGCCATTTGTCTTGCCTACGACATAGCAAAGAGTGATCAACCAGGTGGTTTCTGGACGCCGGCCACCTTGTTTGGCCACAAACTGATTGATCGCTTAACGGAGTATGCAGGACTGACTTTCCAGATTATGGCTAACAGCGATTAA
- a CDS encoding HNH endonuclease, with the protein MHILRLNKAGQPIDWLTWQEAVCLYSRDLVCWSMGDIIYRIRGGTNRISGYKTVIELPSIIACGGAKLVRPRDNPALSNPALFERDGYHCMYCGKPFHRSMLTRDHIIPSSRGGRDVWENVVAACKRCNQHKDNHLLEETGMSLIALPYRPNTAEYLALVNSRRILPDQADFLSRQFSSNCRWKRSGAWLQ; encoded by the coding sequence ATGCATATTCTCCGGCTAAATAAAGCCGGGCAACCTATTGACTGGTTGACCTGGCAGGAAGCGGTCTGTTTATATTCGAGAGATCTTGTCTGTTGGAGTATGGGGGATATTATTTACCGTATTCGTGGAGGTACTAATCGCATCAGTGGCTATAAAACAGTGATTGAGTTACCCAGTATCATTGCCTGTGGTGGTGCAAAATTGGTGCGTCCCCGTGATAACCCGGCGCTGAGTAATCCGGCGTTGTTTGAGAGGGATGGTTACCATTGTATGTACTGTGGCAAGCCATTTCATCGCAGTATGCTGACTCGTGATCATATTATTCCCAGTTCCAGGGGAGGGCGGGATGTTTGGGAAAACGTGGTGGCAGCCTGCAAACGGTGTAATCAGCACAAGGATAATCATTTGCTGGAGGAGACGGGGATGTCCCTGATTGCGTTGCCATATCGCCCAAATACTGCGGAATACCTGGCTTTGGTCAATAGTCGAAGAATTCTACCGGATCAGGCTGACTTTCTCAGTCGGCAGTTTTCTTCCAACTGTCGTTGGAAAAGGTCCGGAGCATGGCTTCAATAA
- a CDS encoding IS982 family transposase — protein sequence MLTKVFCRVDDFCKQFEPKLNQYLIEHCGRKRIRKQSLSISEVATIVILFHAKGYRCLKHFYINHVCKYWHKHFHGLVSYNRFVELMPQALMVLSAFLQTRYGKVSGISYIDSTGIAVCEKSRALRHKVFKDEAGWGKSSTHWYYGFKLHLIINDTGELLAVKCTSGNTDDRAVLEDMCCHLFGKLFGDKGYISKAKAQLLKEKYDVDLITTRRKNMKPQNLPAFDKVLLRGRAIIETVNDQLKNISQIEHTRHRSKFNFMVNLLAGLIAYTFQKKKPSLSIQHTGLVELVA from the coding sequence GTGCTGACCAAGGTATTTTGCAGGGTAGACGATTTTTGCAAGCAATTTGAACCAAAGCTAAACCAGTATCTGATCGAGCATTGTGGCCGCAAGCGCATTCGTAAACAGTCTCTATCAATCAGCGAAGTGGCAACGATCGTCATCCTATTTCATGCTAAAGGCTATCGTTGTCTGAAGCACTTCTATATTAATCATGTCTGTAAATACTGGCATAAGCACTTTCACGGGCTAGTCAGCTACAATCGGTTTGTTGAGCTGATGCCACAAGCGCTTATGGTACTCTCAGCTTTCTTGCAGACACGATATGGCAAGGTGTCTGGCATTTCTTATATAGATTCAACCGGCATCGCTGTCTGTGAAAAAAGTCGGGCTCTGCGCCATAAAGTGTTTAAAGATGAAGCAGGCTGGGGTAAGTCTTCTACACACTGGTATTACGGCTTTAAGCTTCACCTGATTATCAATGATACCGGTGAGTTGCTGGCGGTTAAGTGTACATCAGGTAATACCGATGATCGTGCTGTTCTTGAAGATATGTGCTGCCACTTGTTTGGTAAGCTGTTCGGCGACAAAGGCTATATATCCAAGGCCAAAGCCCAGCTTTTAAAAGAAAAATACGATGTTGACCTGATTACGACGCGCAGGAAAAACATGAAACCTCAGAACCTGCCTGCTTTTGATAAAGTACTGCTGAGAGGGCGTGCAATCATTGAGACGGTCAACGATCAGTTGAAAAATATCTCTCAGATAGAGCACACCCGCCACCGCTCAAAGTTCAATTTTATGGTGAACTTGCTGGCAGGGCTTATAGCCTATACGTTTCAAAAAAAGAAGCCTTCTCTGAGCATTCAGCATACGGGGCTGGTTGAGTTGGTTGCTTAA
- the clcA gene encoding H(+)/Cl(-) exchange transporter ClcA: MQRQRMRPENSKKNFSFNPVRERSPALFIMALLAGLIGGAFAGMYAWVESWLTEFRIILASSGETSEVVLVFGAGLLAGFGFWLVFRFAPVAGGSGIPEVEGALEDIRPAPWKRVLPVKFIAGICTMASGMILGREGPSVQMGAYSGKMIADLFRLSNNSSHILLATGAAAGLAAAFNAPLAGILFVIEEMRLQFRYGFTSVKAVFIGTIAGALVVQMWMDQSPALSMPVFHEQPLQSLWLYLGLGTLFGFLGIFFNKVLLVVLDGYAKLVAGSVYRFVILGCLLGMLAAGLSITTPELTGGGLEVINDVVQTPLSLFTLFSLFILRFALTMVFYGSGAPGGIFAPMLALGTLAGLFFGYIANALVPELVTSPGVFAIAGMGALFAATVRAPLTGTVLVLEMTDNYSLILPMIITCLGATLVAQWLGGRPIYSQLLERTLRIKAEKERSEAVNPVLGI, encoded by the coding sequence ATGCAGCGACAAAGGATGCGGCCAGAAAATAGCAAAAAGAACTTCTCTTTTAATCCGGTAAGAGAGCGGTCACCTGCATTATTTATCATGGCATTGTTGGCCGGATTGATTGGTGGAGCTTTTGCCGGAATGTATGCCTGGGTGGAGTCCTGGCTAACGGAGTTTCGGATAATATTAGCCAGTAGTGGTGAGACTAGCGAAGTGGTGCTGGTATTTGGCGCTGGATTGCTGGCAGGGTTTGGCTTTTGGCTGGTGTTTCGGTTTGCTCCTGTGGCTGGGGGCAGTGGCATTCCAGAGGTAGAAGGTGCCCTTGAGGATATTCGTCCGGCACCCTGGAAACGGGTTCTGCCTGTGAAGTTTATTGCGGGTATCTGTACTATGGCCAGTGGCATGATTCTCGGTCGGGAAGGACCTTCGGTTCAAATGGGGGCCTATTCCGGAAAAATGATTGCTGATTTGTTTCGGCTCAGCAATAACAGCAGTCATATACTATTAGCCACTGGCGCAGCCGCAGGACTGGCTGCCGCTTTTAATGCACCTCTGGCGGGTATTTTATTTGTTATCGAAGAGATGCGTCTGCAGTTCCGTTATGGCTTTACCTCTGTGAAAGCGGTGTTTATCGGTACCATTGCCGGAGCCTTGGTAGTACAAATGTGGATGGATCAATCACCAGCCCTGTCCATGCCCGTGTTCCATGAGCAGCCGCTTCAATCTCTTTGGTTGTACCTCGGTCTGGGAACTTTGTTTGGTTTTCTGGGAATTTTCTTTAACAAAGTATTGCTGGTGGTTTTGGATGGTTATGCCAAGCTAGTCGCTGGCAGTGTGTATCGCTTTGTGATTCTGGGCTGTTTGCTGGGTATGCTGGCGGCTGGCTTAAGTATTACAACACCAGAGCTGACCGGTGGTGGACTGGAAGTTATTAATGATGTTGTTCAAACACCGCTTTCGCTCTTCACATTATTTAGCCTGTTTATATTGCGATTTGCCTTGACCATGGTCTTCTATGGTTCAGGTGCTCCCGGAGGTATTTTTGCGCCTATGCTGGCTCTGGGAACCCTGGCTGGCTTGTTTTTTGGTTATATAGCGAACGCCCTGGTTCCTGAGTTGGTGACAAGCCCGGGTGTCTTTGCCATTGCCGGTATGGGAGCGCTATTTGCTGCAACCGTCCGGGCACCATTAACCGGCACTGTGCTGGTACTTGAAATGACGGATAATTATTCACTGATATTACCTATGATTATTACGTGTCTGGGAGCTACACTGGTTGCCCAGTGGTTGGGTGGTCGTCCAATCTATAGTCAACTACTTGAACGAACCCTGCGTATCAAGGCAGAAAAAGAGCGGAGCGAAGCGGTAAATCCAGTGCTTGGGATATAA
- a CDS encoding transposase has product MQPPINQEQVYSPARLLNLVAQQQGQITQQQEQIAKLQALVEALQAQIRRLKKLPPKPDIRPNTKPKDDGKKGDNGPGDDNEPPDNSGKRKVEKPGERTRKNRQQPDKPATEKIITVEVSDVPSGSTPNGFSSFSVQELTIQAFTVEYHLEQWQTPDGQTITAKPPESLHGHHYGPQLQSYLLYQHHGCSVTQPQLLDWLWDIGISMSAGELHRLLTEGHTDFHEEKDALLATGFKCSRYIQTDDTGARHKGQNGYCTIINNELFAWFESTGSKSRENFLSLLHRPWKTYSVTQDALDYLEKFDYPEKWLSIIRQYMGVTFLNREAWEAALNDHGLTGKTRRKQAAEALIYSSLMAHGMGHLTTFSDGAQQFNVFNHAQCWVHAERGLAKVHPVNEQQASAQYWCRTWFWAIYNDLKVFKASPDKSKAQNIRRDFKALTNTQVDFPDLQDALSGLVVIEKELLQVLDAPSLPLHNNLSESQIREYVKRRKISGGTKSKAGRKCRDTFASLKKTCRLYGLSFWHYLKDRIMGSGSFPWLPDLIEQASSDFSCGLTSSY; this is encoded by the coding sequence ATGCAACCCCCAATCAATCAAGAGCAAGTGTACTCACCTGCGAGATTACTGAATCTTGTTGCTCAGCAGCAAGGGCAGATTACTCAGCAGCAAGAGCAGATAGCGAAGCTTCAAGCGCTTGTTGAGGCACTGCAAGCGCAGATTCGTCGTCTTAAAAAACTGCCGCCAAAGCCTGATATCAGACCCAATACAAAACCAAAAGATGATGGTAAAAAGGGTGATAATGGTCCCGGTGATGACAACGAACCGCCTGATAATTCAGGGAAACGTAAGGTTGAGAAGCCTGGCGAACGAACACGAAAAAATCGCCAACAGCCTGATAAGCCAGCAACAGAAAAAATCATCACCGTAGAAGTATCTGATGTCCCGTCTGGTTCGACACCAAACGGATTTAGCTCTTTTTCTGTACAAGAGCTGACTATTCAGGCGTTCACGGTCGAGTATCATTTGGAGCAATGGCAGACGCCCGACGGACAAACCATCACAGCAAAACCTCCCGAAAGCCTGCATGGACATCACTATGGACCACAACTCCAGTCCTATTTGTTGTACCAGCATCACGGTTGCTCGGTGACTCAGCCGCAGCTGTTGGACTGGTTGTGGGATATAGGAATCTCAATGTCCGCGGGAGAACTTCATCGGCTACTCACTGAAGGTCATACTGACTTTCATGAAGAAAAAGACGCTTTGCTGGCAACAGGGTTCAAATGCTCCCGCTACATCCAGACCGATGACACCGGAGCTAGGCATAAAGGACAAAATGGCTACTGTACCATTATCAACAATGAGCTATTTGCCTGGTTTGAGAGCACAGGCAGTAAGAGTAGGGAAAACTTCCTGAGCCTCTTGCATCGCCCCTGGAAGACTTATTCCGTCACGCAGGACGCCTTGGACTATCTGGAAAAATTTGATTACCCGGAGAAGTGGCTAAGCATCATCAGGCAATACATGGGCGTTACGTTTTTAAACCGGGAAGCCTGGGAAGCAGCCCTTAACGACCATGGGCTAACGGGAAAGACCCGGCGCAAGCAAGCAGCAGAAGCGCTTATTTACAGCAGCTTAATGGCTCATGGTATGGGACACCTGACCACATTCAGTGATGGTGCTCAGCAGTTCAACGTATTCAACCATGCTCAATGCTGGGTTCATGCGGAGCGGGGATTGGCTAAAGTCCACCCGGTCAATGAGCAGCAAGCCAGTGCACAGTACTGGTGTCGTACATGGTTCTGGGCTATCTACAACGATTTAAAAGTCTTCAAGGCCAGCCCCGATAAAAGTAAAGCTCAAAACATACGTCGCGATTTCAAGGCCCTGACTAATACCCAGGTAGACTTTCCTGATTTACAGGACGCACTGTCAGGGCTGGTCGTTATAGAGAAGGAATTGCTACAGGTACTCGATGCTCCAAGCCTTCCGCTCCATAACAACCTGAGCGAAAGCCAAATACGGGAATACGTGAAACGACGAAAAATCAGCGGCGGCACAAAAAGCAAAGCGGGAAGAAAGTGCCGGGATACGTTTGCCAGCCTGAAAAAAACTTGCCGGTTGTACGGTTTATCGTTTTGGCATTATCTGAAAGATCGAATCATGGGCAGTGGCAGTTTTCCCTGGTTGCCCGACCTGATAGAACAAGCATCCAGCGACTTTTCGTGTGGGTTAACCAGCAGTTATTGA
- a CDS encoding lytic murein transglycosylase → MKLFIVLILALLLGANNRLHANEFNQCLSRLKQQASQSGISEKTIREGLTEAKFLSEVIRLDRYQPEFNKTLSGYLEIAVSDERLATGKRMLSKYQTLLNKLREQYGIPPHTLIAFWGLESNFGQNMGHFNIIDSLTTLACDNRRSAFFTSELIAALRLMDQYGFSREELIGSWAGAIGHTQFLPSNYLRYAIAAKDNGSPPDLWGSIPDALTSAAYFLNQLGWQRGWKWGREINIPQNFNFSLTGLNHKKTLGEWQQLGVRTVFNGPIPPHDVSASLLIPAGHQNTAFLVYPNFEIIMKWNRSILYAIGIGYLADRLNGHRPLSSPPKPELTLSKSHILALQTKLNAIGFNCGKVDGLTGAATHQAIAKFQLSRNMIADGYPGKEVFEALGIKLNL, encoded by the coding sequence ATGAAGCTGTTTATAGTTCTAATTCTGGCTTTATTATTAGGGGCAAATAACCGTTTACATGCGAACGAATTTAATCAATGCCTATCCAGGCTTAAGCAACAGGCCAGCCAGTCGGGTATCTCGGAAAAAACGATAAGGGAAGGCCTCACCGAAGCTAAATTCTTGTCTGAAGTCATTCGACTTGACCGCTATCAACCTGAGTTTAATAAAACGCTTTCCGGTTATTTGGAAATCGCAGTATCAGATGAACGCCTGGCAACGGGAAAGCGAATGTTAAGCAAGTACCAAACTCTGCTCAACAAACTGAGGGAACAATACGGCATTCCTCCCCATACACTGATTGCATTTTGGGGACTCGAATCCAACTTTGGTCAAAATATGGGACATTTCAACATCATTGATTCCCTTACTACCCTGGCATGCGACAACCGGCGTAGTGCATTTTTTACCTCTGAGCTTATAGCTGCTTTAAGGTTGATGGATCAATACGGTTTTAGCCGGGAAGAACTGATAGGCTCCTGGGCTGGGGCTATCGGTCATACCCAATTTCTGCCATCAAACTATCTGCGATATGCCATAGCAGCCAAAGATAATGGCTCTCCCCCAGACCTCTGGGGAAGCATTCCCGACGCCTTGACTTCCGCCGCTTATTTTCTCAACCAGCTAGGTTGGCAAAGAGGCTGGAAATGGGGACGAGAGATTAATATTCCTCAGAATTTCAATTTCAGCCTGACCGGCCTGAACCATAAAAAAACATTGGGTGAGTGGCAGCAGTTAGGTGTTCGAACAGTGTTTAATGGCCCCATTCCTCCCCATGATGTGTCCGCATCACTTCTTATCCCTGCCGGGCACCAAAACACGGCCTTTCTGGTCTATCCCAATTTTGAAATTATCATGAAATGGAACCGTTCCATTCTATATGCCATTGGCATTGGTTATCTGGCTGACAGGCTTAATGGCCACCGTCCTCTAAGCAGTCCTCCAAAACCAGAACTCACCTTAAGCAAATCCCACATTCTAGCCCTGCAAACCAAACTAAATGCCATAGGCTTTAATTGTGGCAAAGTCGATGGCTTAACAGGTGCTGCAACCCACCAAGCAATTGCTAAGTTCCAGCTATCACGGAACATGATTGCCGATGGCTATCCAGGAAAAGAAGTCTTTGAAGCACTGGGAATAAAGCTAAATCTCTAG